In the Populus trichocarpa isolate Nisqually-1 chromosome 1, P.trichocarpa_v4.1, whole genome shotgun sequence genome, one interval contains:
- the LOC18094953 gene encoding beta-glucosidase 12, giving the protein MGSIAQLSRNSFPDGFVFGSSSSAYQFEGETNRRGKGPNIWDTFIEEHPERISDHSNAKVAVDFYNRYKEDVQRMRGMGMDAFRFSISWSRVLPHGRLSAGINEEGIQFYNNLIDELIKNGIQPYVTLFHWDTPQAIEDKYGGFLSPNILIDFRDFVELCFQRFGDRVKHWITLNEPFMFSVNGYDTGTLAPGRISTLENYPGQPKISGATEVYIVTHHLLLAHATAVKVYKEKYQTCQGGKIGITLVSHWFEPYSTSESDRVATERSLDFMLGWYMDPLTKGDYPQNMHDYVGGRLPRFSEEESKMLRGSYDFIGVNYYTTYYAQNVEDVNYKNIGFMEDARVNWPGERNGIPIGPQAGSSWLYIYPEGIRHLLNYIKDAYENPTIYITENGVDDVNSSSLEEALNDAIREQYYKDIFHNVLRSINDHGVDVKGFFAWSFLDDFEWGSGYSSRFGLFYIDYENNLKRYAKNSVKWFKQFLKKDESTQLNDNIKSKSRMEEGSARSRKKSRIE; this is encoded by the exons ATGGGAAGTATTGCCCAGTTGAGTCGTAATTCTTTCCCAGATGGTTTCGTTTTTGGATCTTCTTCGTCAGCTTACCAG TTTGAAGGTGAAACAAACAGGAGAGGTAAAGGGCCGAATATATGGGACACCTTCATCGAGGAGCATCCAG AGAGGATAAGTGACCACAGCAATGCAAAGGTGGCAGTTGATTTCTATAATCGCTATAAG GAAGATGTGCAAAGAATGAGGGGAATGGGAATGGATGCTTTCAGATTCTCTATTTCTTGGTCTAGGGTATTACCAC ATGGCAGACTAAGTGCTGGAATAAACGAAGAAGGGATCCAGTTTTACAACAATCTCATCGATGAGCTCATAAAAAATG GTATACAGCCTTATGTAACTCTCTTTCATTGGGACACTCCACAAGCAATCGAGGACAAATATGGTGGTTTCTTGAGCCCTAATATTTT AATCGATTTCCGAGACTTCGTGGAGCTTTGCTTTCAAAGATTTGGAGACCGAGTGAAGCACTGGATCACTTTAAATGAGCCTTTTATGTTTAGCGTCAATGGTTATGACACGGGCACATTGGCACCCGGCAGAATTTCAACTTTGGAGAATTATCCAGGCCAACCCAAAATCTCTGGCGCCACCGAGGTTTACATTGTAACCCATCATCTATTGCTTGCTCATGCAACGGCTGTGAAAGTATACAAGGAAAAGTATCAG ACGTGTCAAGGAGGTAAAATTGGGATAACCCTCGTTTCTCATTGGTTTGAACCTTACTCAACTAGTGAAAGTGATCGGGTGGCAACTGAACGAAGCCTTGATTTTATGCTTGGATG GTACATGGATCCTCTAACTAAAGGTGACTATCCACAGAATATGCACGACTACGTTGGAGGAAGATTGCCTAGATTCAGTGAGGAGGAATCCAAGATGCTGAGAGGATCTTATGACTTTATTGGGGTCAATTACTACACTACATACTATGCTCAGAATGTTGAGGAtgttaactataaaaatattgggTTTATGGAAGATGCTCGTGTTAACTGGCCAg GGGAGAGAAATGGAATCCCAATAGGCCCACAG GCGGGTTCAAGTTGGCTTTATATTTATCCCGAAGGTATTCGTCATCTCTTGAATTACATAAAGGATGCGTATGAAAATCCAACAATATATATCACTGAAAATG gagtTGATGACGTGAATTCCTCGTCATTAGAGGAAGCCCTCAATGATGCCATAAGAGAGCAATATTATAAAGACATTTTCCACAATGTTCTGAGATCTATCAA TGACCATGGTGTCGATGTCAAGGGGTTTTTTGCTTGGTcattcttggatgattttgaatGGGGATCCGGTTATAGTTCAAGGTTTGGTCTCTTCTACATTGACTACGAAAACAACTTGAAACGATATGCCAAAAATTCTGTGAAGTGGTTTAAGCAATTTCTGAAGAAGGACGAAAGTACTCAACTCAACGATAACAT aaaatcaaaatctcgAATGGAGGAGGGATCAGCTCGTAGCCGTAAGAAGTCGAGAATTGAATAA